From the genome of Falco cherrug isolate bFalChe1 chromosome 14, bFalChe1.pri, whole genome shotgun sequence, one region includes:
- the IRX3 gene encoding iroquois-class homeodomain protein IRX-3 codes for MSFPQLGYQYIRPIYPAERPGSGGSRGGAELAPSGTLSNVLSSMYGAPYAAAAAAQGYGAFLPYAAELPIFPQLGAQYELKESPGVQHAAFPHHHPAFYPYGQYQFGDPSRPKNATRESTSTLKAWLNEHRKNPYPTKGEKIMLAIITKMTLTQVSTWFANARRRLKKENKMTWAPRSRTDEEGNSYGSDHEGEEDKREDEEEIDLENIDTENIESNKDELEDELQDADLLHSDSKTDSEGSEGFEDLPGSEERYVKAAEGEPHHLRHHHLHHHHHHHHHHKCELPAAAAPAGLEPLKPPLQPPPHHLSPPSSASSSAASSPTDGALAGTLPKPKIWSLAETATSPDNPRKSPGGGSPPAAAPQPLPLPPPPPPPPHRLVSSCPLGKFPNWTNRAFPGHHHHHPSPHPLTLLNTPHLLGLGAAPAAPPAAAAAFPRPADQAQSAEPAGADRSSALEVEKKLIKTAFQPVQRRPQNQLDAAMVLSALSSS; via the exons ATGTCTTTCCCCCAGCTGGGCTACCAGTACATCAGGCCGATTTACCCGGCGGAGCGCCCGGGGAGCGGCGGCTCCCGCGGCGGCGCCGAGCTGGCCCCGTCCGGGACCCTCTCCAACGTGCTTTCCTCCATGTACGGCGCGCCCtacgccgccgccgccgccgcccagGGCTACGGAGCCTTCCTGCCCTACGCCGCCGAGCTGCCCATCTTCCCCCAGCTG GGTGCCCAGTACGAGCTGAAGGAGAGCCCGGGGGTGCAGCACGCCgccttcccccaccaccaccccgcctTCTACCCCTACGGGCAGTACCAGTTCGGGGACCCGTCGCGGCCCAAGAACGCCACTCGGGAGAGCACCAGCACCCTCAAGGCCTGGCTCAACGAGCACCGGAAAAACCCCTACCCCACCAAGGGCGAGAAGATCATGCTGGCCATCATCACCAAAATGACCCTCACCCAGGTCTCCACCTGGTTCGCCAACGCGCGGCGGCGGCtcaaaaaggagaacaaaatgACCTGGGCCCCGCGCAGCCGGACGGACGAGGAGGGCAACTCCTACGGGAGCGACCACGAGGGGGAAGAGGACAAGAGGGAGGACGAGGAGGAGATCGACCTGGAGAACATCGACACCGAGAACATCGAGAGCAACAAGGACGAGCTGGAGGACGAGCTGCAGGACGCCGACCTCCTGCACTCCGACTCCAAGACGGACTCGGAGGGCTCCGAGGGCTTCGAGGACCTGCCCGGCTCAGAGGAGCGCTACGTCAAGGCCGCCGAGGGGGAGCCGCACCACCTccgccaccaccacctccaccaccatcaccaccaccaccaccaccacaagtgcgagctccccgccgccgccgcccccgccggcctGGAGCCCCTCAAgccgcccctgcagccccccccgcACCACCTCTCGCcaccctcctctgcctcctcgtccgccgcctcctccccgACAGACGGCGCTTTGGCAGGCACCCTGCCGAAGCCCAAGATCTGGTCGTTGGCCGAGACGGCCACCAGCCCGGACAACCCCCGCAAGTCTCCCGGCGGTGGCtccccgccggcggccgccccccagccgctgccgctgccccccccgccgcccccgccgccccacAGACTCGTCTCCTCCTGCCCGCTGGGCAAGTTCCCCAACTGGACCAACCGCGCCTTCCcgggccaccaccaccaccacccgtCCCCGCACCCGCTGACCTTACTGAACACTCcccacctgctggggctgggggctgcccccgccgccccccccgccgccgccgccgccttccCGCGGCCCGCGGACCAGGCGCAGAGCGCGGAGCCCGCCGGAGCAG atCGATCTAGTGCCTTGGAAGTAGAGAAAAAGTTAATAAAgacagctttccagccagtgCAGAGGCG gccCCAGAACCAACTTGATGCCGCTATGGTTCTATCGGCGTTGTCATCATcatag